A region from the Geobacter benzoatilyticus genome encodes:
- a CDS encoding polyphosphate kinase 2 family protein, with amino-acid sequence MEDLLKKSRKFAKHFRVEEGKNFRLKDFAPEDTQGLKHVEGIKDKASLLLQEGVDLLAQMQEKLYAQDKWGLLLIFQAMDAAGKDSAIKHVMSGVNPQGCQVFNFKAPSAEELDHDFLWRTGRCLPERGRIGIFNRSYYEEVLVVRVHWELLAKQKLPPSLVTKKIWEERFEDINAYERYLTRNGIAIRKFFLNVSQDEQKKRFLERLENPDKNWKFSVDDVRERGHWDRYMDAYEDMIRHTATEYAPWYVVPADSKWFSRLVVAAGIIEALDGLKLAFPAVDEAKREELAAAGTMLKNER; translated from the coding sequence ATGGAAGACCTGCTTAAAAAATCCAGGAAATTCGCCAAGCACTTCCGGGTGGAAGAAGGCAAGAACTTCCGGCTCAAGGACTTCGCCCCGGAGGACACCCAGGGGCTCAAGCACGTGGAAGGGATCAAGGACAAGGCTTCTCTCCTGCTCCAGGAGGGGGTCGATCTTCTCGCGCAGATGCAGGAAAAACTGTACGCCCAGGATAAATGGGGACTTCTCCTCATTTTTCAGGCCATGGACGCGGCGGGAAAAGACAGCGCCATCAAGCATGTAATGTCAGGAGTAAACCCCCAAGGGTGCCAGGTTTTCAACTTCAAGGCACCATCGGCGGAGGAGCTTGACCACGACTTTCTCTGGAGGACCGGCAGATGCCTCCCCGAGCGGGGCAGAATCGGCATCTTCAACCGCTCCTACTATGAAGAGGTGCTGGTCGTCAGAGTCCATTGGGAATTGCTGGCGAAGCAGAAGCTCCCCCCCTCCCTGGTAACGAAAAAAATCTGGGAAGAACGCTTCGAGGACATCAACGCCTACGAGCGCTACCTGACCCGCAACGGCATCGCCATCCGCAAATTTTTTCTCAACGTGTCCCAGGACGAGCAGAAGAAACGATTTCTGGAGCGGCTCGAAAATCCGGACAAGAACTGGAAGTTCTCAGTGGACGATGTCCGGGAACGCGGCCACTGGGACCGTTACATGGATGCCTACGAGGATATGATAAGGCACACCGCAACCGAATACGCGCCATGGTACGTGGTGCCGGCCGACAGTAAATGGTTCAGCCGCCTGGTGGTTGCGGCAGGCATCATAGAGGCTCTCGACGGGCTCAAGCTCGCTTTCCCCGCGGTGGACGAAGCCAAACGCGAAGAGCTTGCGGCTGCCGGGACGATGCTGAAA
- a CDS encoding sensor histidine kinase: protein MKLKNKMIFAVSTLVVVLTAFVSLFSLGYFERKLHETISSQQLSIVSYVADEIDHVLLTSRELLLASADIFPLDTLDSPDRARAFLRTRTSLHRLFNNHLMVVGTDGFLIAESYPSADGRPRVNFTDAPFFRETLRTGKQVISDLTSCCADFSPSQVIMTAPVRDKSGKIRAVLMGSFSLKQPNPLTRFSGLKIGRGGNIKVISGQRVVLVHPDPREILRPVSTPLNELVGDALKGFVGTRRTVDSRGNPMLTSIKKLGVKDWVIAASYPEREAFAPIRTARYLFSMVAFCGVAAALVIASFSVRYLTAPLMRFTRHITELPKKRGTDRLVDIKTGDEIEELSSAFNAMVADLDRLNAGLEGLVAERTAQLEEANTSLREEVAQRSRAQEEISWLNDDLERQKLALLAANRELESFGFSVSHDLRAPLRHIAGFSTVLVEDFGDKLDATGKDYLDRIIVACGRMDELITDLLNLSRLSQGEVRRERVNLSAMAAEVVAVLRKGDPDRQVDIQLKDGLSAICDPRLVRIMLENLIGNAWKYTARKEKGVIEFGSLGEVGETVFFVRDNGAGFDMAHLDRLFVPFQRLHPSGDFEGTGIGLATVQRIVLRHGGRVWAEGDPGMGATFFFTL, encoded by the coding sequence ATGAAGCTTAAAAACAAGATGATCTTTGCCGTCTCGACCCTTGTTGTGGTCCTGACGGCATTCGTGTCGCTTTTCTCGCTCGGGTATTTCGAGCGGAAGCTGCACGAGACCATCTCCAGCCAGCAACTCTCTATCGTTTCCTATGTTGCCGATGAGATTGACCATGTGCTGCTCACCTCCCGCGAACTCCTCTTGGCCAGTGCCGATATTTTCCCCCTCGATACCCTTGATTCTCCGGATCGTGCCCGCGCTTTCCTCCGGACGCGAACCAGCCTGCACCGGCTTTTTAACAACCATCTGATGGTAGTGGGGACCGACGGGTTCCTGATTGCCGAGTCATACCCTTCGGCGGACGGCAGGCCGCGGGTGAATTTTACAGACGCCCCCTTTTTCCGCGAAACCCTGCGAACCGGAAAGCAGGTAATCTCGGACCTGACTTCCTGCTGCGCCGACTTTTCGCCTTCGCAGGTGATAATGACCGCCCCGGTTCGCGACAAGTCCGGAAAGATCCGTGCGGTCCTTATGGGAAGTTTCTCCCTTAAGCAGCCCAACCCCCTGACCCGTTTCAGCGGTCTGAAGATAGGCCGCGGCGGTAACATCAAGGTTATTTCCGGTCAGCGCGTGGTGCTCGTGCACCCGGACCCACGCGAGATTCTCCGCCCGGTTTCGACCCCTCTGAACGAACTTGTCGGCGATGCCCTTAAAGGGTTCGTCGGCACCAGGCGCACCGTTGACAGCAGAGGGAACCCCATGCTCACCAGTATCAAGAAGCTCGGGGTGAAGGACTGGGTCATCGCCGCCAGTTATCCGGAACGTGAGGCTTTCGCCCCGATCCGTACCGCCCGGTATCTCTTTTCAATGGTGGCTTTCTGCGGCGTGGCGGCAGCGCTTGTCATCGCATCCTTTTCGGTTCGTTATCTTACCGCTCCCCTGATGCGTTTTACCCGCCATATTACGGAACTCCCCAAGAAGCGTGGAACCGACCGGCTGGTCGATATCAAGACCGGTGATGAGATCGAAGAACTCTCATCGGCGTTCAACGCCATGGTGGCGGATCTGGATCGTCTCAATGCCGGGCTTGAGGGTCTGGTTGCCGAGCGGACTGCCCAGCTTGAGGAGGCGAATACCAGCCTCAGGGAGGAAGTGGCGCAACGTTCCCGCGCCCAGGAGGAAATCAGCTGGCTCAATGACGATCTGGAGCGGCAGAAGCTGGCCCTCCTTGCCGCAAACCGCGAACTTGAGTCATTCGGTTTCTCGGTCTCCCACGACCTCCGTGCGCCACTGCGGCATATCGCCGGCTTCAGCACGGTACTGGTGGAGGATTTCGGCGACAAACTCGATGCTACGGGCAAGGACTATCTCGACCGGATTATCGTTGCCTGCGGCCGGATGGACGAGCTAATCACCGATCTCCTCAATCTTTCCCGGCTTTCCCAGGGCGAAGTGCGCCGGGAGCGGGTCAATCTGTCCGCCATGGCAGCGGAAGTGGTCGCGGTCCTGCGAAAAGGCGATCCGGACCGGCAGGTGGATATCCAGCTCAAAGACGGCTTGTCGGCCATCTGCGATCCCCGGCTGGTGCGGATTATGCTGGAAAACCTCATCGGCAATGCCTGGAAATATACCGCCAGGAAAGAAAAAGGGGTTATCGAGTTCGGGTCGTTGGGCGAGGTGGGAGAAACCGTCTTCTTTGTGCGGGACAACGGTGCCGGTTTCGATATGGCACATCTGGACCGGCTCTTTGTGCCTTTTCAGCGGCTGCACCCTTCCGGTGATTTCGAGGGGACCGGCATCGGGCTTGCCACGGTGCAGCGGATTGTCTTAAGGCATGGAGGCCGTGTGTGGGCCGAGGGTGATCCGGGGATGGGCGCGACGTTTTTCTTTACCTTGTAG
- a CDS encoding cytochrome B6 has product MDGKRPNTRSIVLLAATAALAGATVAFAAEQITGKTSYAPVASTDSFSTVRQGMEKQKSEVMKRQMDLLKARYDLSDKPMQGTAMSRGKAVQDGVRVKLPAGTTWEQLAGMTPEAISEKGLFPKGFMPLPHPNQPEGGMVFPKFHIDEIKKQSGRDLTRFDLDFDIPDHLLPEFPPPIYLTTRPDLGDVSKGKLVTTQNFFALFNGILNPKQLEGLRLLVTPFPQQQFNATDDRRSAEPSLGVACFDCHANGHSNASTHLVGDIRPQELRHRLDTPPLRGVNIQRLFGSQRALKSVEDFTEFEQRAAYFDGDPVIATKKGVNILERGSQVHFMAEFQNLLDFPPAPKLTIFGKLDPAKASDAEMRGQNIFFGKARCAECHPAPYYTDNLMHNMRTERFYRPEMINGRLASADGPIKTFPLRGIKDSPPYLHDGRLLTLADTIEFFNLVTGVKLTEDEKKDLLAFMLTL; this is encoded by the coding sequence ATGGATGGGAAAAGGCCCAACACTCGCAGCATCGTGCTGCTGGCGGCAACGGCAGCACTGGCAGGCGCGACAGTCGCCTTCGCAGCCGAGCAAATCACCGGCAAAACAAGCTATGCTCCGGTCGCCTCCACCGACTCTTTCTCGACTGTCAGACAGGGGATGGAAAAGCAGAAAAGCGAAGTGATGAAACGCCAGATGGACCTGCTGAAAGCGCGCTATGACCTGAGCGACAAGCCTATGCAGGGAACTGCCATGTCCAGGGGCAAGGCGGTGCAGGACGGCGTGCGGGTCAAGCTCCCCGCCGGGACGACATGGGAACAGCTGGCAGGGATGACGCCTGAAGCTATAAGCGAGAAGGGGTTATTTCCCAAGGGATTCATGCCGTTGCCCCATCCGAACCAACCCGAGGGGGGAATGGTCTTCCCCAAGTTTCACATCGATGAGATCAAGAAGCAGAGCGGACGCGACCTGACCCGCTTCGATCTCGACTTCGACATTCCCGATCATTTACTCCCCGAATTTCCGCCACCCATCTACCTTACTACGCGGCCCGATCTCGGGGATGTCTCCAAAGGGAAGCTGGTGACCACCCAGAACTTCTTCGCACTGTTCAACGGCATTCTGAACCCCAAGCAGCTGGAAGGTTTGCGGCTGCTCGTCACCCCTTTCCCCCAGCAGCAGTTCAATGCTACCGATGATCGCCGCTCGGCCGAACCGAGTCTCGGCGTTGCCTGCTTCGACTGCCACGCCAACGGCCACTCCAACGCCTCCACCCACCTGGTGGGGGACATCAGGCCCCAGGAACTGCGTCACCGCCTCGACACGCCGCCGCTGCGGGGAGTCAACATTCAGCGGCTGTTCGGCTCGCAGCGGGCCCTGAAGAGCGTCGAAGATTTCACCGAATTCGAACAGCGCGCCGCCTACTTCGACGGAGACCCGGTTATTGCCACCAAGAAGGGGGTAAACATCCTCGAGCGCGGCAGCCAGGTCCACTTCATGGCAGAGTTCCAGAACCTGCTCGACTTCCCCCCGGCGCCAAAGCTCACGATTTTCGGCAAGCTGGATCCGGCCAAGGCAAGCGATGCCGAAATGCGGGGACAGAATATATTCTTCGGCAAGGCGCGTTGTGCTGAGTGCCATCCAGCCCCCTACTACACCGACAACCTGATGCACAATATGCGGACGGAACGCTTCTACAGGCCAGAAATGATCAACGGCAGGCTGGCAAGCGCCGACGGCCCTATCAAGACATTCCCGCTTCGCGGCATCAAGGATTCGCCACCCTATCTGCATGACGGCAGGCTTTTGACGCTGGCCGACACCATCGAGTTCTTCAACCTGGTTACCGGCGTAAAACTCACTGAAGATGAGAAGAAAGACCTCCTGGCCTTCATGCTGACACTGTAA